DNA sequence from the Pseudomonas tritici genome:
GACCCACAAAATGAAGCCGCCGGTCGGGCGGGTCATCTGCGTGCCTTCCGGGAAATATTGCTGCACCGCGAGCTGGAACGCGCTGAGATTCTTGCGGTACTCCTGGCGTATATAGCGCAGGTGCCGATCGTAGCCGCCGTTTTCCAGGTAGGCCGCAACGCCCATCTGGGTGACGCTGCACGCCGAGTGAGTACTGAACATTTGCAGGCGCTGCAGCTCCTGCTGGTATTTGCCGGCGATCATCCAGCCGATGCGCACACCGGGGGACAGCGTCTTCGAAAAGCTCGAGCAATAGATAACTCGGTCGAGGCGGTCATAGGCTTTCAGGGCCTTGGTGCGGCCCAGTTCGAACATCAGCTCGCCGTAGATATCGTCCTCGACGATCTGGATATCGAAATCCGAAGCCAGGCGCAGCAACTGTTTCTGACGTTCCTCGGGCATGGTGCCGCCCAAGGGGTTGCTCAGGCGCGTGGTCAACACCAGCGCTTTGATCGACCATTGGTTGGCCGCCAGTTGCAGGGCTTCCAGGCTCATGCCGGTGGATGGGTCGCTGGGGATCTCGATGACCTTGAGCCCCAGCAAGTCAGCCAACTGCAGCAAGCCGTAATAGGTTGGCGATTCAGCGGCAATCAAATCGCCAGGCCGTGTCAGCACCCGCAGTGACATCTGCAACGCATCGACACACCCGTGGGTGATCACAACTTCGGAAGGGTCCACCACCACACCCGCATCGCGCATACGGATCGCCACCTGGCGGCGAAGCGGCTCGAAGCCGGGGCTGAACATGTAACTGAACGCCCGCGGGCTCTGGAAGCGCGTGACCTTGGCCAACTGCTGGTGCAATGCGCGTACCGGCAGGTAGTCCACGCTGGGCACAGCAGCGCCCAATGGGAACACGCCTTCGCGCCGCGACTCGCCCAATACCTGCTGGATGATACTGCTGCGGGTGACCAACCCTGGGCGTTCGACCCGTGCGATGTCGGGCGTCGGCGCGGTGAGCGCTGGTGTCTGGTGCACGTAATAACCGGATTGCGGCCGCGCCCGGATCAGCCCCTGGTCTTCCAGGTTGGCGTAGGCCTGCAACACCGTGGCGTGGCTCACGTTCAACTGCGAGCTCATCTTGCGCACCGAAGGCACGCGCTCGCCCGGTTGATAGACACCGCGCCGGATATCTTCAGCCAGTTGCTGGGCGATACGTTGGTAAAGCAACAGATTGGTCATGACGCAGCACTCGATTTCACGGGTATTTTATTTTTGTGTGAAACATACCGGCACAGTTTAGAAGTGTACGGGGACAGTTGCCACAATAGTCGAGCGCGGGCGGGAGTGACAGTAAAAACTGTAAGGGTGGTGACAGGAATTTCAGGCATAAAAAAACCGATCATGGATCGGTGCACTCCCTGTGGGAGCTGGCTTGCCTGCGATTGCATCGCCTCGGTATGCCTCAGAAACCGCGTTGCCCGCATCGCAGGCAAGCCAGCTCCCACATTTTGACTGGTGCCAGACGCCTAGCGAGCGGCGCCCAATTGGCCCTTCTCGTCCGAGAAGACGATCTCTACCCGACGGTTCTGCGCCCTGCCCCGCTCGGAAGCATTGGCCTCCACCGGGAACTGGTCACCATAACCTTCAACCTGGATGCGCTTTTCGTCGATACCCAGGTCCACCAGCACATCCGCCACCGACTGCGCACGGTCGCGGGACAGTTTCAGATTTTCCCGCTCACCGCCCGTGTTGTCGGCATAACCCTCGATGCGCACCACGCGCTTGGGGTTCAATTGCAGGAACTGTACGATTTTCAGCACAGTGCGGTTGGCCGAGTTTTTCAGTTCTGCCACACCGGTATCGAACAGCACGTCGCCCAACGTCATCACCAGGCCGCGATCGGTCTGGGTGGTGGCCAGGCTGGCGATCTGTTCTTCGAGCCACTTGCCCTGCTGCTGCACGCTGATCAGCTTGCTTTCACGCAGGGCCAGTTGCAGGCGCTGGCGTTCCAGCTCCAGCTTGGCGGCGCGCTCTTCGTTGAGCGCCTGCTCGGTGTGCTCGCGGGCAATGGCGCTGTAGCGCTGGCTCAGGTAGGCGTAATGCACGACGTCGGAGCCGCTGCCCCAGTAACTGGACAAGCGGTCGGCACGGGCCAGGGATTCACCGGCACGGATCACGTCCTTAGGGGCGATGCGCAACACATTGGCGTCTTCCTTAACCTTCTGGAAGTCAGTGCCCGCCTGTTGCAAGGCCTGTTCGCTATCGGGATGGCTGGCGCAACCGCCCAGCACGGCAGTGCCCAGCAGCACGGCACCACTCAAACTGCGGATCATCGGGCTCATTGGGCTTCCCCCAACTGCAATTGCTTGCGCAGGCGGGTGATACGGGTGTTGAGCACGTTCAGTTGTTCCTGGCTCTTGCGCGTCAGCACCTTGGCTTCGGCCAGGCGTGCGTCCAGCTCGGCTTGCTCGAAACGCATACGCGCGTTTTTGTAGGATTCGTCGGCCATGCTCGACTTGGCTCGGGCGAATTTAGCTTCGGCCAATTTCAATTCAGGCGATTCATCCGCGTTGGCACCCACGGCACTGGCTTGCTCCAAGGCTTGCTGGGTCAGGCGCATTTGTTCATTCGGCGCAGGATCGGCTGCACATCCCGCCAGAGCGACAACGGCGAGGGCCGCGAAAAGAGGTCGAAGAGTCACTGAAAATCCCTACTTTGTTGGGGTGCCGACGGGTTGCTGCAATTGTGCTTTCCAGCGCTCCAGATTGCGCTGCAGCACCGCTTCCGCCACACCGGACGTCGGCAATTCTGTCATCTTTTTAGCAAGCTGTCCGCGCAACCACGGATCATTGCAGGCCGAGTTGTGTGAAATCGCCAGGTACAGGCCCGGCTGATCGATCGGCACATCGCGGGCGACCAGGTCGTTGCTCATGCCCAAGGTCTGCGCCATGGCCATGCCGGGATAACGCCCGGCGAGCACATAGTCCACCTCGCCCAGCAGCAGTTTCTGAAACGCTGGCGTCAGGGATGGCAGGCGTTGCAAGGTCAATTGCTGGCCGGCGAAGGTCTCGAAGCCCGCGCTGAGGCGCGCCCGCTCGGACACGGCGCCCTTGTGCCCATGCAGATCGGCGGCTGTGGTGTAGGCCAGCGCCGAATCCTTGCGCGTCCAGACCAGATAGTCGAGCTGCACCAGCGCCGGGTGGATGTAGTCGAGGGTTTCCAGCTCACCCAAGTTCAGCGGCGCATCGGCGAGGATGTCCATGCGCCCACTGCGCACTTCATCCAGGGCCAGGGAACGCTTGCCGCCGTAGAGCAGGTCGATTTTTAACCCGAGGTCCTTGCCCACTTGTTGCAACACATCGGCGGTGGCGCCGATCAGGTGCGTGGGGTCCTGCGGGTCGCGCCAGAGCAAAGGGGGTGTGTCCGGGCTGCCGGTGATCACCAGGCGATCGCATTTGCCCGCCGCCAGCGACAGCGTCGGCAGCAGCGTGAGGCCCAGCAAAACGCTCCAGGGGCGCAGTTCCATGGCGAAGCTCTCCGGTGTTCAAAAAAGGGGCCGCAAAAAAAAGCCCGGTCATAAGACCGGGCTCTTTATAAGTGAAGCGACTGGATTAGACCAGCTTCTCCAACTCAGGTACGGCTTCGAACAAGTCCGCCACCAGGCCGTAATCAGCCACCTGGAAGATCGGTGCTTCTTCGTCCTTGTTGATCGCGACGATTACTTTGGAGTCTTTCATACCGGCCAAGTGCTGGATCGCGCCAGAAATACCGACGGCGATGTACAGCTGTGGCGCAACGATTTTGCCGGTCTGGCCGACCTGCATATCGTTGGGTACGAAACCTGCGTCGACGGCCGCGCGGGAAGCGCCGACCGCAGCGCCCAGCTTGTCAGCCAGGGCGTACAGGTGCTTGAAGTTGTCACCGTTCTGCATGCCACGCCCGCCCGAAACGACGATCTTGGCAGCGGTCAGCTCAGGACGATCCGACTTGGCCAGCTCTTCGCCAACAAAGCTGGAAGTACCAGCGTCGTGGGCAGCCGCAACAGCTTCAACGGCAGCCGAACCACCTT
Encoded proteins:
- a CDS encoding OmpA family protein, which produces MSPMIRSLSGAVLLGTAVLGGCASHPDSEQALQQAGTDFQKVKEDANVLRIAPKDVIRAGESLARADRLSSYWGSGSDVVHYAYLSQRYSAIAREHTEQALNEERAAKLELERQRLQLALRESKLISVQQQGKWLEEQIASLATTQTDRGLVMTLGDVLFDTGVAELKNSANRTVLKIVQFLQLNPKRVVRIEGYADNTGGERENLKLSRDRAQSVADVLVDLGIDEKRIQVEGYGDQFPVEANASERGRAQNRRVEIVFSDEKGQLGAAR
- a CDS encoding PLP-dependent aminotransferase family protein; translated protein: MTNLLLYQRIAQQLAEDIRRGVYQPGERVPSVRKMSSQLNVSHATVLQAYANLEDQGLIRARPQSGYYVHQTPALTAPTPDIARVERPGLVTRSSIIQQVLGESRREGVFPLGAAVPSVDYLPVRALHQQLAKVTRFQSPRAFSYMFSPGFEPLRRQVAIRMRDAGVVVDPSEVVITHGCVDALQMSLRVLTRPGDLIAAESPTYYGLLQLADLLGLKVIEIPSDPSTGMSLEALQLAANQWSIKALVLTTRLSNPLGGTMPEERQKQLLRLASDFDIQIVEDDIYGELMFELGRTKALKAYDRLDRVIYCSSFSKTLSPGVRIGWMIAGKYQQELQRLQMFSTHSACSVTQMGVAAYLENGGYDRHLRYIRQEYRKNLSAFQLAVQQYFPEGTQMTRPTGGFILWVSLPGRVNTQELHVRALQQGISIAPGLIFSNTEQFNHCIRLNCGTPWNREAERALMTLGMLASQLCQETAAGL
- a CDS encoding DUF4398 domain-containing protein, coding for MTLRPLFAALAVVALAGCAADPAPNEQMRLTQQALEQASAVGANADESPELKLAEAKFARAKSSMADESYKNARMRFEQAELDARLAEAKVLTRKSQEQLNVLNTRITRLRKQLQLGEAQ
- a CDS encoding substrate-binding periplasmic protein, with protein sequence MELRPWSVLLGLTLLPTLSLAAGKCDRLVITGSPDTPPLLWRDPQDPTHLIGATADVLQQVGKDLGLKIDLLYGGKRSLALDEVRSGRMDILADAPLNLGELETLDYIHPALVQLDYLVWTRKDSALAYTTAADLHGHKGAVSERARLSAGFETFAGQQLTLQRLPSLTPAFQKLLLGEVDYVLAGRYPGMAMAQTLGMSNDLVARDVPIDQPGLYLAISHNSACNDPWLRGQLAKKMTELPTSGVAEAVLQRNLERWKAQLQQPVGTPTK